The DNA segment tattttattcagcctTATATTACAAGACTCTTAATCTGAATTCTCTTATTCCACCCTGCTGTAAATGACTACCAGCCTTGGCAGTAGAACTAACCTGTAATTGACTGGCATCCTTCCAGAGAGACTTATAAACCCTCATCTGTTTAACACTATGACATCCAGGCATAAGAATGAgcatcaatgggcctcagggcctatataataGCACTTTACAAAGATTTGTATGAATAGCATGTATTAAGCAACTAAACAATACAACAACCAAACTGGGATGTTTGGCTGGTGGTTGAAGGGACTTTGTTGTGATGTTGTTGTGTTACAGAATGGGACCCACCAGAGCCAGAACCCTTCTACCAGGTCACAGGGCATGAAAGTGCACCAATTCCAGTTGGACAGGAGCAAGGAAAACTGGTGTATTGCACTGAAAATGGTAATTTGGGGGGATTACCAACAGTTTACATAGCATGGCTGTGTAGAGTACTATGTCATCATGATGAGAACTGTATGTATACAGGAAGTCTTCATGGATCACAGACTGCAATCCCACACCTGATCTGAAATGCATAATTGTTGATACATAATTACTGTAACATtgttgctgcaaaaaaaaaaacgttttttgtattgtttgttgttttaaatgaAATCAGCTACGTGAACTGTTGAATGCAAGAAAATAATTGCTTGTTTTTTGGTTTAAATGATTAGTATTGTCATGAATTGAGAGTGTTTGCTCTTAAAATTTTGATTCACACCTAAATATCCTCAGATTCCTCCAATGCAGAGTCTcttattttgaaaatttgttgATACACGTCAGATCTGGCGGGCCGTTTTATGGCACTGTTTGAGTCTGATCCAAATTTCTGGACTTTTGAAGACTTGTAGTGTAGATAAACTGTAATGGCAGGAACAAAATACTAGCAGTACTCAGTTCAAACCACAGGTTCTGAATCACCTAACAATGGATTTATGGGCTTGTTACTACAAACATTTGTATATTAGTGACAGAAAATCTGCCTTAGTACTGCTCTAAAATGGTTTAAACTGTGGAGATTCCACTAATTATGCTGCATTCATACATGTTCAGCGAGTTTAATCATCTATGGACTTACATACTTGTCTGCTTTCAGCATTTCTTCAGACATTAACAATTATCTAAAGTTgtcgtccattcggctgctcccatttagtttggggttgccacagtggatatagccagatccgcattgatatttggcacaagtttcacaccagTTGCCCTTCCTTAATTATCTATCTAAAATATGTATGTACCTTATTACTCTGttttaatttaaaatttccaCTTAATTTTTGATTAATTTGGTATCTAATGTTCCACAATTTTCCTGTTGTCTTCACTCAAAGCCACTAAGCCTCTGTTTTTCACCCGCTCTCGTGTCGGGGGAAGCAAGGGCTGTATTAAGGCCACCAACCTCTGCGAAGAGGGGCACAAGGATGCGCTTGAGTTTGAGTCACGCTTTGAGAGTGGTAACCTTCTGAAGGCTGTGCAAGTGTGAGTGCCTGATCTCCTGATTTGTTGCTGCAGTGATCTGTCATTATTCTTCATGCTGTTAAATTATTATATCTTTGTTTTTAAATGCTGCTTGCATTTTTGTAATACTCTGCTCAGGGGGGACTATGACTATGAGCTTATGCTGCGCCCGGACCTGTATATGACAAAGCACACACAGTGGTTTTACTTCCGGGTCAGGAACATGAAAGCTGAAATGACTTACCGCTTCACAATTGTAAACCTAATGAAGAGCAGCAGCCTTTATTCTCAGGGCATAAGGCCGCTCCTCTATTCTGAGCGGGCTGCCAAGGAGAAAGGTGTTGGATGGCACCGCATCGGCTCCAACATCAAATACTACCGGAACAGCAATCAGGTATGTGGCCCTAGATACTCATTCATCAACTTTATATGTATGACTATATATTGTTGTAGCCACAGCCAAATGGTGCAAAGTGCACCTAATGGCTGTAACGAATGCTAATTGGCGTGCCTGCTAATTGTGGAGGGGGCGCTTTGTTGGAGCCACACCATCGGGCACACCCACTGGTGATAGCTGTAGTTAGAGATCAACCTGAATAGGAAAAGGGTCATTGGCAAACCTCTAAATCCTTTTTGGAAAACTGTGAAATTGGGCATGTTAGTACAGTTCCTTTTCATAAAAGTTGCTCAAAAAATTGGAGTTAACATGAAAGAGTCTGCATTCAGTTTAAGGTGAATTCTGCCAAATTAGCAAATTCATGACATTTAAAGAATATTTCCTAACCATTTTGCAAATGTGCTGATTTCTCCCAAACCTGATAAAACTTGATTCTTGTCAACATTGTAAGATAGAGGATATTGCTTTTTTAATGGAGTTGTAAATTCTGATGGCTGCCCTTCTAATTCTTAAACTAtaattccataaaaaaaaaagtgtaaaaattgtTATGGACCATCACATTGCCAGAATTACAAAAcataatattttaaaattgtccttacaACTGTAGAAACACTCCCTGCATCAGAATACTCAGTATGTAGTAATGTCAATTAGGAACTTACTACCTAACCATTACTGTAGTACATACTAGAAGTAAGTGAGATGGTAGTATGGAGACAATCCAAACATACTATGCCATCGCCATCTTACCTGTCTTTTGACCTGGATGTTCATAGATGATGTGTAATTGTGTATGTGGCAAAATTTCTAGTTTGCAGTAGcagacatttttaaacagttcctGATAGTTACTAAATGTATATTTACATAATGCCATGCTCTGTCGACTTCACTACCATTTTGATGAATGTCCACTATCTTTTTTGAATGTTCCCACAAGGTTCTTCTTCGATTACCCTGCTAAAATTGGCTTGTTGGATAGCATAGTGCAGTCTGTTTGCACACTATAGAGGTAGTAGATCATCCAGGTACCATTCCAAGACTATGAAATGCATACTGAGTATGCATACTGAGATACTTTGCGGATTGTCAAGTACAACTTTTTGCTACTATATTAAAAAGCTAGTTTGAGTATTTGGATGTAGCCACAGTCTCTGTTTCACAGCCTCATCTGTATCTCTAATCAGAATACTATGGATGACAACAGAACCATCACTCTGTACTCCCTCACTTGGACTCTGCAGTTCCCTTATGAAGCGGACACCTGCTATTTGGCCCACTGCTACCCCTACACCTATTCCCACCTACAGCGCTATCTTAAGCACATTTCTTCCAACCCTGTTGTTTCTTCATACTGTAAAGTGCGAGTGCTTTGCCGCAGCCTTGCTGGGAATAATGTGTACGTATTGACAATAACGTCCCAGCAAGGATACTGGGCAGAGAGCAGAGCCAGGAAGGCTGTGGTTGTCACAGCTCGGGTGCACCCCGGAGAAACCAACAGCTCCTGGATGATGGAAGGATTGCTGGACTTTCTGCTTGGGGACTCGGATGATGCTCAACTGCTCAGAGACACTTTTGTTTTTAAGGTTAGGTGGCTCAAGCCCATAGTCCCATATGTACCTTGTTCCTGTGTTTGTTACATCATAAGACATTGTTACATTTAAATATGAGAGGGACGGTACATAATAAAAGACAAAAGTAGACAATTATGAATGTCAGAATATGTTGCTGTCCTGAAGTTTTTTTATTCTAATTCAGATGTTTTTTGACACAGTTAAACCAGTGTTGAATATTGACAGGAGTTGCAGCTTCAATATTTTCTGTTGTGGGCTGCAGGTGGTGCCAATGCTGAACCCAGATGGCGTGGTTGTGGGCAATTACCGTTGCTCTCTGGCTGGCAGGGACCTCAACAGGAATTATAGGACTATGTTCAAGGACTCATTTCCCTCTGTGTGGTACACACGTTACATGGTTGAAAGGTGAGACCAGGCGGATGTTTAGATACATACTGTACACATTATTCTGAGACAAATGATCAAAGGCTTTCATCACCCTGGTGAACAAATGCTGCCAAGGGGCTTTATAATAGTTAGATTTGATTTGGTTTTAATTTCATTTACCATCTTAATCACAAAAAACGGGTTTGAAGTTTACCTTTtcgtttaacctcttaaaccctagagtcgcCAAatgtggggacttgccctgttttggaacatttgaacactcataactaaccaatgctgacaccaacatacacttattatgcatcaaaatgtcaagcaaagtctcctctacaaaagtatccacttcaatcacatatcaactaaccacagctgaaacaccaagcaaataaagacataaatcggaattcattttttgggaaaaaaactcatttactcctaccaagcattatttactttcaatttttttgcatcacAACATCCCCtatgacctgtcttttagctgatccaaacttttgcatttttgaccttgtacaagctgagaaatgatGTATGGCTATGTGATttagtgaaataggctctagggcttaagaggTTAAAAATTCCAGACTTTACTTTTTAGTGACTACTACTTGGGTTTCAATTAATGTATGAGGAATTCTCTCTTTCTTGTCTGCACTAGCAACTAGTATACAGTGGATAGGGGAGCAACCACTACTTGGCTACTGTATCAAAGTGGCGCTCCAACATGGTGGTCATGCACATGGAGTTGAACCAACTTTTCATGTTTTATAGACTACTGAATCAACAGGATGTTTCTCCGCCAAAGCAACTTTAGTTTGATTTCTGTTGAGAGTAGCTTTGATGAGTCCATTTTTTTCTGCTGTGAATTTCTATATGTCCAATAAAACTCAGCTTTTAAAGTTTTTAAACTGAACACATTCAGTATTTTCATGTACTCTTGCCACTCAATAATTTTCCATTGTTTAAGAGAGCGTAGCCACAATTTATTCTGCATTAATTCTGTTAACACTGTTTTGTCTAGGCTGATGGCCGAGATGGACGTGATTCTTTACTGTGACTTTCATGGCCACAATCGCAAAAATAACGTCTTTATGTATGGCTGTAACAAACAAGGAGAAGGCTCCCTAAAACTTCAAGCGAGAATCTTTCCTCTAATATGAGCAAAATGCTGATAATAGGTAAAGTCACAGTTTTGCATCTGCATCATCATCTGCATATTCTGAGTCCACCCCACTATAAATGGGTACCGGACTTGGCTGGGGTAGTAACCTGCATCACACTGGCGTTTCGTCCAGGGTGAGCTGTGCACGCTCACCAACTTAACACAACACTATCCGGAGATAAGCACCTCATCAGCGGGCCTCAGGGCCCATACAAGACATACTTGCAGTTGTGCACTATTTTTGGCTCAACCCGTCTGATACTCGTGTATACTCATCATTTCAACTGATTCTGACTCTTATACAGTTCTCCTTTAAGAACTGCAAATTCCGGGTGCAGAAAAGTAAAGAGGGAACAGGCCGAATTGTCATGTGGAGACTCGGCATCAGAAACAGCTACACCATTGAAGCTTCTTTTGGAGGATCCACATTGGGTGCGTTCAGACAATGCAGAAGTggaacttatttatttttttctgtgtgtgtttgtgtacacttCCATGTCCTGTGTATGAGGATATATTTCCTGGTTGATTATTAGGTGACAGGACAGGAACACATTTTACTACTCGAGACCTGAAGTCCCTGGATTCTGTTTTTGTGACACCCTATTGGACTACTGTGATCCTGATTCAACTAAAGTGAGATAATGCAGTGTGTC comes from the Thalassophryne amazonica chromosome 8, fThaAma1.1, whole genome shotgun sequence genome and includes:
- the agbl2 gene encoding LOW QUALITY PROTEIN: cytosolic carboxypeptidase 2 (The sequence of the model RefSeq protein was modified relative to this genomic sequence to represent the inferred CDS: inserted 1 base in 1 codon; substituted 1 base at 1 genomic stop codon) codes for the protein MADEEELARSRRFSTNLCQTVPTRQLLLDFNDGRPILRLAAPKDLVNFPSIFLPRWPIECEVISDHIHHIEWDPPEPEPFYQVTGHESAPIPVGQEQGKLVYCTENATKPLFFTRSRVGGSKGCIKATNLCEEGHKDALEFESRFESGNLLKAVQVGDYDYELMLRPDLYMTKHTQWFYFRVRNMKAEMTYRFTIVNLMKSSSLYSQGIRPLLYSERAAKEKGVGWHRIGSNIKYYRNSNQNTMDDNRTITLYSLTWTLQFPYEADTCYLAHCYPYTYSHLQRYLKHISSNPVVSSYCKVRVLCRSLAGNNVYVLTITSQQGYWAESRARKAVVVTARVHPGETNSSWMMEGLLDFLLGDSDDAQLLRDTFVFKVVPMLNPDGVVVGNYRCSLAGRDLNRNYRTMFKDSFPSVWYTRYMVERLMAEMDVILYCDFHGHNRKNNVFMYGCNKQGEGSLKLQARIFPLIXAKCCLIQFSFKNCKFRVQKSKEGTGRIVMWRLGIRNSYTIEASFGGSTLGDRTGTHFTTRDLKSXGFCFCDTLLDYCDPDSTKTTYCLIELSALLKKKIRGKLVRDLDKNHNFSVSDLETSTSGSNSTDSDGLPAHLVYRQELVHSEQTPVKKKKCLRTRADRNKLRPQRAKKIALLKESTVPHMNPIKGKTAERTAGKDRKRSQVSNQLNNLMGKAEVLPPSTHHDVISHNAMWHSCKAVKNTWFDLKKPMCLHQGAKASPHLGSYIDVSSAAEASRMERTQQLHIIPLPQTPSDFTDFTWRQYRWSRQSSKGSLPTGLTVPKRSVSSMHTYKVIPEIAPTKLLLGSGEFSSQQIYAYRNPSHFSDRYFMPEASISLTDMTKSKWDQESDEYFAEVGLLLQRHLTVSKQDCRGLTPDIPPREPGPGCNFFIPVQRHAVQRRQRLYKDTSEKTKDVHLLPHVRAFRPLKNQPSASAE